The DNA segment aatgtgcccccccccaagtaaagtcatgacataatgatacatcaacaagtcatgaatCATGTTAGTTTATGAGTTGTTAATGATTACGTAATGTGAAGTCATTATCTAAATAATCTCAATTAACATCTACAAAGGTGACTCTTATTTTGCAACAGTATATTCAAGATGATTATTTCAAGATAAATATTAcccagcacttaaagcacagaaattaaaaaggtaaaatacacattttattaaacaaagcttttaaataTCAGTGCACCTTAAATCAAGAGGACAAGTTAACttgtattttacttaaatattacataaaacacaatcaaaagTTCAGTGTGTTGTCCTCTAAACAGGAAATTGATGGTGAATATCTTTTATTAGGCGCCCAAGTGGCCCCcgtttatttttttcaccaagcCAATGAGTCCACTCTATGAGAGAGAGGTGCTCTTTTAGCATTTTCTCTGTCCTGTTCCCCCTTAGTCTCCATACACTTGTTTTGTATGTCAACCAAGCTCTTTCAAGGTGTTGTGAATGAGCTCCACTGTGTGGGTCTACAAACCACTGGGAATGGTTCACTGTAAAATGTTTGTAGCCCATATTGGCCAAAGCCCCCCGGTAGGCTCTCCACTCATCTGAAATAATGGTAGTGCCTGGACGCACATGTTTTACAACTATGGGGATTAGGTGAGGTCTTGATCTTCTTTTCACAAGCCGCAAGATTGGGTGTCTGCATTTATCCCTCACACCTAGCATGCCAAAGACCCATTTTTTTCGCCTCCATGTTGTTGATGCTCTCCCTCGTCCATActgtaaaaagttaaatatttaattaaaaagagaaatactacaatattatgtaattatgttcatttaacatgtttaaaCATACAAAAAGGTGAGAAATTAAAGGAAAATCTGCAGGAGCTTTATAAATGGCAGACCAAGAAGTATGAAGATGAAGAAAGTACATCTatccccatccatccatcataaacatTAGGGGCTTTTCATTTGAACAACTCTCTACATTGTGAGTAAATCACCCACTGATCTtcactctgggcgactaaatgatatataatattaGCCAATAGGCTAATAAactctcagattttactcgccagtgagTAAGTTGAAGGCCAAGTATAGGtttatcacaaatatattttcacttgcCGAACGCTCAGATGGAGCACTTCAGAGTTTCAGGATCGGTTCTATTTTCAAgtcatctcaatggatgcacagcACACCTGTATTTGATGTACCGTAAACTTTAGTGTAAAGGCGCACGAGTCATCATCACAAAGCAGAGAGCACGAAAGTCATATGTACACATGAAGAATTGACACATTACATGTAAAtgatattttgtgtttattttactgttaaaataacGGAGTTCCTTTGGATTTTTCCTGCTTTAAAGAACTGACAGGTTTTCCATTATTGAGCGGAACTAAATGTGCAAAcgacaatctcattggctggcactCACCTATTATGGTCACTGATTTGATTTCAGCTAATCAGTTTGAAAGAAtgcacacaacctgattaatattcatgaatccagcagctcattaatcatCAGTGTGTTTTACACTGTTCTTATTAGCAgaattcatatatattatatagaagcGTTCAAACGACAACAGTGGTGGGCAACTGCAGTGTGAATTTGCATAACAGGTTCTAAATTTACCTTTCGTTTATGACGGAAGTTACTTTCATCAAGAACAGCAAATTCTCGAGCACTTCCAATCATTTGTCCATGTCTTCGTCTGTATCGTTTTATAGCACAGTGGCAAACTTTCCTCATGATACGAGCCATCTTAGAGAGGGTTCTGGAACTTTTTGCAATGCCATCTTGCATCATATCAATTTGTCTAATCCGCAATCCCTGAGCAAACCTGTGAAGTACACAATGCTGACTCAGAATGGGAAAAGCAGAGTTGTTGAAATTAAAACAATCAAACTTGGAACATTGCAACATTTTACTATTCCATCTCTGCTGTCCGACAACAGACTCACCTGTAAATGAATATTAGCCAAGATGACAAGCTGAGTTTTGATCTCTCGAAGAGAGACCCGACTCGCACTGATCGGCTGGTTTTCTTGCCTCGATGACTTTTATGTCTGCACATCCTGTGATGGTGATAAATGTCAAAACATGGTTATGCAGACAACAGTATTTTACCTGGACTAAGAATTAATAAATagtggtaaaaagaaaaaaaattcccccaAAATGAAAAGCCAATGCGTTTACTACTTCTGCAGAAGTAAAGCCCATTGCCAAAGCAGGAAGAAGCTTTTGTGCAGTCTTTTCTTTAATGCGGTCTTTGTTTCAAGTGCAAAGCTtactactttcacttttactttttaacaattattaatttaatattaagccTGAATGGTGTAAATGGAGCATAAAAATTATTTAGTCTTAATTtactttagtatttttattttatctggccACTTATATTCATCTTCCAAACAACGTTTTGTCTCATCCCAAATCACTACGGTACACTTAATGTTTGGACTATTGTAGCCTGTTCGGTCGTCACCGCTGCGGAGTAACATTAACACATACCTGCGTGGACCACCATAGACACACTTAGAGAAGTTGCTCCGGTTAGAATGTTCTTCCGCGGGACGCGTGGAGTTCTGTTTGTTAACCATTAGAGCGCATAAAAGTTAAATAGTGCTGCTTTAAATCACTTAAAGATGGCGATTGGCGATCTAGATTCAAATACCCACGCAATCGTATTCCTGTATAACAACGATTCAGCAAGGTCTATTTCGACAGTTTCACATTGGCTGTCTCGTCGTCACACCCCTAATTAAACCAATATGCTTTCGTTACCATGCAGCACAACAACCTCATGTCAATAAGTAACTTAATGCGCGAGTCTGTTGATAGGCTTGttcgagatatatatatatatatatatatatatctccccaGATCAATCTCAAGCCTTTACACCATTCTAACTACGTAGCTTGATAGAATAACGTTAATGTTAAGTTGtttatttagagaaaatattGTTTCCTCTTTGTTAACCTATAACATCCCTAGAAATTATTTCAGCAATATGTGAACAACAAATCGGTTAAACTCACCAATGAAAACCGTCGAGATTTCGAGATGTAGCTCTCTTCATTCTCATATTATGGCCACATCTTGAGCACTTTACTCTCCTTGCTAGTAACTTTTTGCTTTGTAGCCATTTAATGAGTTTGAGTTTCCTGTTAGTTGTGGGCTTCTGAAtcgaaaaaagtaaaaattttgaatGCAACATTGCTGTTATTCTTTACCAAAACACACTTGACTTCATTTACGTCCATGAGCGTGCTCCTAACCAGGAAGAACCACACTTGGcgctaataataaattaatctcGGGTCAGGTGGCACGAAAAACACCAGAGATTGCCCCGCCCATTTCCGGTGCAATATCAGAACCTGCTTCAATCATGCAGGGGggcttaaacataataaaaattttaacccAGGTAAAACTTGATGGTATTGCACCGTCTTTGGAAGTATATTACAAACTGGGATAACTGTAAAGATATCCAAGACGCACCAGAACTTCACGTAGGGTTTAGAGGGGgaattacagtaattacaatCCAAACCATGTCCCTAATCGACGAGGACGATGGGGTGGCGCTAATCGAGCCATTAACCACCGCTTCGCGCCAACCAGCAGATCATGTGAGCAAGATGgatgagaaaagaaaagcaacGCGCTGTGGGAGGAAAGTTACCAACAAATACAGCTCAGATGaatatggtaagtaacgttacttGTAACAGAGTCTTTTGTTTGGTGTAACGTTATTTTTGTAAGGCTTGCAAACTTGGGCTGCCTGGGTGGAGTGAGATTTTGGTAACTTAACTCATTgtcccggtttcacagacaaggtttTGAGCCTAAACCCAGTCTAAAATGCATGTGTGAcctgttttaaatgaaaacatcttGCACTGACATATCTTAAATATTTCAGGGCAATTGTTTCTCTTaccagtaatgtttttatttctaaggCACGTTTATAAAAGGTAGTTAAAAATCCTGATTTAAATGAGGCCTAATGGCTTAATCTAAGCCATGTTTGTGAAACAATGcctttcttttttatgtatttaaacctAATGCTGTTAATTTCAAATATACTTTGTTGTAACTTACTAGATGCActtttaaagaaactttattaATGTTTCCTGCTATTTAGATAACTACCTGATATTACATCTGATGTTATTTACTAATTGAATAACGTATTTTACTGGTTGAATTATGCAAGGTGCGGCAAAATTCTGCACAGTGTGGCAAATAGAATTTACGTTATAAACGGCATAAACCTCGTCTGTCTACAGTTTCTATTTCTAATTCGTAGTGGCCTTCACACATTTCAAAAAGCTTCAAATAGGAGCTTAATAAAATCTTTGCCCATAACAGGGATTGAAAAGTCAGCACAGATAGGCCTACTACTGAATGGTGCATTCTCTATCAACACTGAATGctagtttcattaaaaataacaattttgaacaaaaattgAGAAAATGGCACTGTTGTCCGAGTACATCCAGACCGGATTAAGAATGATGATCAAAAAAATAAGATCTTGCAGATTTATGAATGAACCACTTGTTTAAAAATGTCACATGCCGGTGGAAAAAATCCTaccagtagatttttttttttgttgtcttcgGTTTTGAGATTTAGTTGGCTAGCCTAATAATGTGAGATAAAGCCAAATGTTTGAGTTGGCACCTgtttttcaggtgtttttttttttttttttttttaatgctgaactATGCTTGCTTCTCCCATAGTTGTATCTGCACGCAAGAATGTTCAGACTGAAAATACATCAAACTCATCAGAAGGCAAGTAATTCAATACAATTGCTGATACTGTACATGTGTGAAGTGGGAAGTTAATTTCAAACAGATATATCAAACAGTATTTTGGTATAAAAAGTATACTCCACGTATGCATAAAGTGTTTgcacattttctaaatgtttctgtttttttgtaaaactaaaataacaagtAGATTTACCCTAATAACTGTGGTATGTGTAGCTATTATCCATTACAAATATTAGCATGAAAAAATATACGTGAATGTGTAAATACCCATGTCAATTTCATAAAGACAAAGTAAAATTTAAgggcttttaaaaatacatttatgtttatgcaaaatacaaaataataatgtggctttcataaaaatgtaatgggCTTGCTCACTGAAGTTTACCCATCCAACTACCTATAATGTTATACACTACATAAAAcccatctatttattttttatttttttatctcaaagCGTCCATTCAAGTATTCCTGAGAATGATcgaaatgtttgttttatgccACAGTTAAAAccgtttaaaggggtcatatgatgttgctaaaaagaacatcattttgtgtatttggtgtaatgcaatgcgtttatgcagtttaaggttaaaacattattttccacaatgtacattattgttgctcctatatgccccgcctttctgaaacaagtcttttttttttttttttttttttttttttttaaaaagctcattggcctgaaaagtgaggtgtgctctgattggccagctattcagtgtgatgtgattggctgaatacctcaagcgtgtgatggaattGTTATGCCCCTCACCATACAGTGATACCATGTCCCTGCACgacaacacaaaaacaataaaccccTTGCAAGGGCGGGCATGCAtgcagtggggacataattactgattataatgacttttactgtatttttgcatgtTGCGTATTCGCGCTGCGTAAAAACAAAACCTTGTCTGCCTTagtgatcagagaaacaacaaaccAGCTCTACTCTTCACTGCTCAAAagtcacgtttgaatcatcagtggcacagtctttaaatatgtaaacgtacatgcagactgtccttgcaaagttgtaaTTGCCACACTTTATAGAACCAGACAACAGCATAGTAGGCTAATCTCACAGGAAACGTTCTTTGTCCTCCACAATATgcacagcacacatctgaatatttgggttggactgttttggaacagagttgaaatacaacttaaccaatgatttctagttgtgtccatTTTTTGAAGACCAAAcgaagtagtttcgctttcacaacaaaacgcACATCTCCAAGACATGACAGCAGCTGCAACAGAGAATAAAGTTCTGCCTTTTTTTGCATGAACGTTTTGGTGGCagtatgcaaatcttcccattgTGACACAAACATGTGGGGGCATGtaagaacgagccgttttaggtagGAGTAATTGacctaacttttataaagaatataatttcatatttgagactttagtctttgaaactaaccaagagcttgtaacactccaaaaagaaaggaacattttaatcgcatcatatgacccctttaaactgtcTGTTTGGTCAAATGCTGCATTTTAAgttggtgtttattttttattttatttttttcatttttaggacTTCAGCC comes from the Carassius auratus strain Wakin chromosome 4, ASM336829v1, whole genome shotgun sequence genome and includes:
- the LOC113061677 gene encoding uncharacterized protein LOC113061677; translated protein: MLHSKFLLFSIQKPTTNRKLKLIKWLQSKKLLARRVKCSRCGHNMRMKRATSRNLDGFHWMCRHKSHRGKKTSRSVRVGSLFERSKLSLSSWLIFIYRFAQGLRIRQIDMMQDGIAKSSRTLSKMARIMRKVCHCAIKRYRRRHGQMIGSAREFAVLDESNFRHKRKYGRGRASTTWRRKKWVFGMLGVRDKCRHPILRLVKRRSRPHLIPIVVKHVRPGTTIISDEWRAYRGALANMGYKHFTVNHSQWFVDPHSGAHSQHLERAWLTYKTSVWRLRGNRTEKMLKEHLSLIEWTHWLGEKNKRGPLGRLIKDIHHQFPV